Proteins encoded by one window of Moorella humiferrea:
- a CDS encoding phosphoribosyltransferase, with protein sequence MIFKNRGEAGRRLSQALEEYRGRRPLVLAVPRGGVVVAAPIVAALAGELDLIIPRKVGIPGNPELAAAAVMPDGTIIYNTKLMEALRIKPADLQRLIWREIDEIKRRMEVYRGGAVMPDISGRVVIVVDDGIATGLTMEAALRAVRKEKPGILVLAVPVAPPETAARLRGLVDDLICLAMPEPFYAVSQFYEDFGEVSDEEVKEIYSRYRPV encoded by the coding sequence GTGATTTTTAAAAATCGCGGGGAAGCCGGCAGACGGCTTTCTCAGGCCCTGGAGGAATATCGAGGCCGGCGTCCCCTGGTGCTGGCCGTTCCCAGGGGCGGAGTGGTTGTTGCCGCCCCGATCGTTGCCGCTTTGGCGGGGGAGCTTGATTTAATCATTCCCCGGAAAGTGGGTATTCCCGGCAATCCTGAATTGGCGGCGGCGGCAGTGATGCCCGACGGCACGATAATATACAACACGAAGCTTATGGAAGCCCTGAGAATTAAACCGGCAGATTTGCAGAGGCTGATTTGGCGGGAAATAGACGAAATTAAAAGGCGGATGGAAGTTTATCGCGGCGGTGCGGTCATGCCGGACATCAGCGGCAGGGTTGTTATAGTAGTTGACGATGGAATTGCCACCGGATTGACCATGGAAGCCGCCCTGCGGGCCGTAAGGAAAGAAAAACCGGGAATATTAGTTTTGGCCGTACCGGTGGCACCGCCGGAAACTGCCGCGCGCCTGCGTGGGCTGGTAGATGATTTAATATGCCTCGCCATGCCGGAGCCCTTTTATGCCGTCAGCCAGTTCTATGAAGATTTTGGTGAGGTTAGCGACGAAGAAGTTAAAGAGATTTACAGTAGATATCGGCCTGTATAA
- the yyaC gene encoding spore protease YyaC, which yields MAPLPFFTQHQETIPAPKIKFYYQDPMAVEKLSQTLAAHLKERDPEGSCPLVVVCIGTDRSTGDCLGPLVGTHLLRMPDLPCAVYGTLDEPVHASNLTEKLAYIKANHANPIIIAVDACLGQAENVGAITLAPGALKPGAGVNKNLPEVGDIHFTGIVNVGGYMEYFVLQNTRLSIVMRMAQQIANAIYQGVCLAYKHRSVAVARGIQ from the coding sequence ATGGCTCCGTTACCTTTTTTTACACAGCATCAAGAAACGATACCTGCACCTAAAATAAAATTCTATTATCAAGACCCCATGGCAGTGGAGAAATTAAGCCAAACCCTGGCCGCCCACCTTAAAGAGCGCGATCCCGAAGGCAGCTGCCCCCTGGTCGTCGTTTGTATCGGTACCGATCGCTCGACGGGTGACTGTCTGGGACCCCTGGTAGGCACCCACCTCCTGCGTATGCCCGACCTGCCCTGTGCAGTCTATGGAACCCTGGATGAGCCGGTCCATGCCAGCAACCTGACGGAAAAACTGGCTTATATCAAAGCCAACCATGCCAATCCTATAATCATCGCCGTCGATGCCTGCCTGGGCCAGGCCGAAAATGTCGGGGCCATCACCCTCGCCCCAGGAGCATTAAAGCCGGGAGCCGGTGTAAATAAAAATCTCCCGGAGGTGGGAGACATTCACTTTACGGGTATTGTCAACGTCGGCGGTTATATGGAATATTTCGTGCTGCAAAATACCCGCCTTTCCATCGTCATGCGCATGGCCCAACAAATCGCCAATGCCATTTACCAGGGGGTGTGCCTCGCCTATAAACACCGCAGCGTCGCCGTGGCCCGCGGTATCCAATAA